The proteins below are encoded in one region of Pseudonocardia sp. DSM 110487:
- a CDS encoding ABC transporter substrate-binding protein, with protein MSHPLRRAAAGAIAGLLAIALAACIPVQPVVPAPPRPDVPGVAFDGRPARQGGDLVMALSSEPDRLDPTTSSSLYTRYVMNTMCEKLYDIDAEGDLVAQLATALPNISPDGLTVTIPVRTGIRFADGTPFDASAVVTTLQRHLTLEGSTRRGELGPIAGMEAPDASTVVIRYERPFAPLTASLADRAGMMMSPKAIAELGADFGRSPVCVGPFRFAERVPQTSITVVRDPNYYAADQVHLDSITYRIMTEPNIRAANLRSGDVQVADRISPQDVDALQLENGIGVLQIGSLGYQAVTFNVGNVDGTGEPPQPIDTPIASDPRVRQAFALSMDRTALVYSVFNNWYDPACSPISPDSPFSTPASEACQPYDPARAQQLLAEAGVPTPYRLTMLVSNDADNLRFAQALQASVRAGGFEIAIQPVEYSTLLDVQERGDFEVLHLGWSGRIDPHGNMFNFLTTEASSNYSGYSNPEVDRLLREAAQLTDPAARAETYGRVVQIVQRDLPLLYVYRLRNLTAYTTNVAGIEAYADGVVRLGRAGFLAEEGD; from the coding sequence GTGTCCCACCCCCTCCGCCGCGCGGCCGCCGGGGCCATCGCAGGCCTGCTGGCGATCGCACTCGCCGCCTGCATCCCGGTGCAGCCGGTGGTGCCCGCGCCGCCCCGCCCGGACGTCCCGGGCGTGGCGTTCGACGGCCGTCCGGCCCGCCAGGGCGGCGACCTGGTGATGGCCCTGTCCAGCGAGCCGGACCGGCTCGACCCGACCACGTCGTCGTCGCTCTACACGCGCTACGTCATGAACACGATGTGCGAGAAGCTCTACGACATCGACGCCGAGGGCGACCTGGTCGCGCAGCTGGCCACGGCGCTTCCGAACATCTCGCCCGACGGGCTCACGGTGACGATCCCCGTCCGCACCGGCATCAGGTTCGCCGACGGCACCCCGTTCGATGCGTCGGCTGTGGTCACCACGCTGCAGCGCCACCTCACCCTCGAAGGCTCGACGCGCCGAGGCGAGCTGGGGCCGATCGCGGGCATGGAGGCGCCCGACGCGAGCACGGTGGTGATCCGCTACGAGCGGCCGTTCGCGCCACTGACCGCCTCGCTCGCCGACCGCGCCGGGATGATGATGTCGCCGAAGGCGATCGCCGAGCTGGGCGCGGACTTCGGCCGGTCGCCGGTGTGCGTGGGGCCCTTCCGGTTCGCGGAGCGGGTGCCGCAGACGTCGATCACCGTGGTGCGCGACCCGAACTACTACGCCGCCGACCAGGTCCACCTGGACTCGATCACGTACCGGATCATGACCGAACCGAACATCCGCGCCGCCAACCTGCGTTCCGGCGACGTCCAGGTGGCCGACCGGATCTCGCCGCAGGACGTCGACGCGCTCCAGCTGGAGAACGGGATCGGCGTGCTGCAGATCGGTTCGCTCGGCTACCAGGCCGTGACGTTCAACGTCGGCAACGTCGACGGCACCGGGGAGCCACCGCAGCCGATCGACACGCCGATCGCGTCCGACCCGCGCGTCCGGCAGGCGTTCGCGCTGTCGATGGACCGCACCGCGCTGGTCTACTCCGTGTTCAACAACTGGTACGACCCCGCGTGCTCGCCGATCTCCCCGGACAGCCCGTTCTCCACGCCCGCGAGCGAGGCCTGCCAGCCCTACGACCCGGCGAGGGCGCAGCAGCTGCTCGCCGAGGCGGGTGTGCCCACGCCGTACCGGCTCACGATGCTCGTGAGCAACGACGCCGACAACCTGCGGTTCGCCCAGGCGCTGCAGGCCAGCGTCCGCGCGGGGGGCTTCGAGATCGCCATCCAGCCGGTCGAGTACTCCACGCTGCTCGACGTGCAGGAGCGTGGTGACTTCGAGGTCCTGCACCTCGGCTGGTCGGGGCGCATCGACCCGCACGGGAACATGTTCAACTTCCTCACCACCGAGGCCTCCAGCAACTACTCCGGCTACAGCAACCCGGAGGTCGATCGGCTATTGCGCGAAGCCGCGCAGCTCACCGACCCGGCGGCACGCGCCGAGACCTACGGCCGCGTCGTGCAGATCGTGCAGCGGGACCTGCCCCTGCTCTACGTCTACCGGCTGCGCAACCTGACCGCGTACACCACGAACGTGGCGGGCATCGAGGCGTACGCCGACGGGGTCGTGCGGCTGGGACGAGCCGGATTCCTGGCAGAGGAGGGCGACTGA
- a CDS encoding dihydrofolate reductase family protein, translated as MNRKLVITQNVTLDGSIEMLGDWFDPQGQADVDNSDLIAELHRQDSTADAFLTGRQTFEDMRGYWPKQEDDATGITDYLNRVQKYVVSSTLTDPQWQNSTILAGDPIAEVSALKERPGQDIVVTGSITLCHALVRAGLVDEYRLFVYPVVQGRGRRLFPDGYELPRLRLIEAKSFRGGITYLRYAAR; from the coding sequence GTGAACCGAAAACTCGTGATCACCCAGAACGTGACCCTCGACGGCTCGATCGAGATGCTGGGCGACTGGTTCGACCCGCAGGGGCAGGCCGACGTCGACAACTCCGACCTGATCGCGGAGCTGCACCGGCAGGACAGCACCGCCGACGCGTTCCTGACCGGCCGGCAGACGTTCGAGGACATGCGCGGGTACTGGCCGAAGCAGGAGGACGACGCCACCGGCATCACGGACTACCTCAACCGCGTCCAGAAGTACGTCGTGTCCTCGACGCTGACCGATCCGCAGTGGCAGAACTCCACGATCCTGGCCGGTGACCCGATCGCCGAGGTGAGTGCCCTCAAGGAGCGGCCGGGCCAGGACATCGTGGTCACCGGGAGCATCACGCTCTGCCACGCCCTCGTCCGGGCCGGGCTCGTGGACGAGTATCGGCTCTTCGTCTACCCGGTGGTGCAGGGCCGCGGCCGCCGCCTCTTCCCGGACGGCTACGAGCTGCCGCGGCTGCGGCTGATCGAGGCGAAGTCGTTCCGCGGGGGCATCACCTACTTGCGTTATGCCGCCCGGTAG
- a CDS encoding response regulator transcription factor, whose protein sequence is MLIVDQQPLFRRGLEEALPAASDGGVRVVAGTDRADSAAMLVRRHQPDVVIVDLELDTPGPLAALAAIRRAQPRLPVLALTRHVQGVLEFLGAGASGVLLRTRSPAGLVPSLLAATGAATRPAPQRTGPQLTGKERHVWTLIAGGASTAQIARALHVSERTVKRLTAGLLRTLGVANRTEAAALAGRAGLLDERRSGSPP, encoded by the coding sequence GTGCTGATCGTCGATCAACAGCCGCTGTTCCGCCGCGGCCTCGAGGAGGCGCTGCCGGCGGCCAGCGACGGCGGGGTGCGGGTGGTGGCCGGCACCGACCGCGCCGACTCCGCCGCGATGCTGGTGCGGCGCCACCAGCCGGACGTCGTGATCGTCGATCTCGAGCTCGACACGCCGGGCCCGCTCGCCGCGCTCGCCGCCATCCGACGGGCACAGCCGCGCCTGCCGGTCCTGGCGCTCACCCGGCACGTCCAGGGCGTCCTCGAGTTCCTCGGCGCCGGCGCAAGCGGGGTGCTGCTGCGGACCCGCTCGCCCGCGGGGCTGGTCCCGTCGCTGCTCGCGGCCACCGGCGCCGCGACGCGGCCCGCGCCGCAGCGGACGGGCCCGCAGCTCACCGGCAAGGAGCGGCACGTGTGGACCCTCATCGCGGGCGGCGCCAGCACGGCGCAGATCGCGCGGGCCCTGCACGTGTCCGAACGCACGGTCAAGCGGCTCACCGCCGGCCTGCTGCGCACCCTCGGCGTCGCGAATCGCACCGAGGCGGCCGCGCTCGCCGGCCGCGCCGGCCTGCTGGACGAGCGGCGCTCGGGCTCGCCCCCGTAG
- a CDS encoding LacI family DNA-binding transcriptional regulator — translation MSTRPTLAAVAARAGVSSSTASLAFADSPRVAPATRERVLAAAAELGYGGPDPLAASLRRGRSGVVGAFIGERLLYAFRDPVALQLLDGISEVLSAHDVGLLLLAGDIGRPSTNQIARIPLDAAIFATCGLEDDPALAQLQARGVPIVAVEGPAVEGVAMIDIDDRGGTRDLARHLYELGHRRVEVIAMPLRLDGTRGPVTPQRRARAHYRDVRHRMEGVEDVFGPVPIYETSSNAVDEGAAAARILLDVPADRRPTAIIAQSDVLAAGVVQAAAELGLLVPDDLSVAGFDGAELHWLAPTRLTTVVQPSEEKGRAAARAAMDLVDGGDPVSLMLPVALRVGTTSGRAPSSDRSAHR, via the coding sequence GTGTCCACCCGTCCGACGCTCGCCGCCGTCGCGGCCCGCGCCGGCGTGTCCTCGTCGACGGCCTCGCTCGCGTTCGCCGACAGCCCCCGCGTCGCGCCCGCCACCCGCGAGCGGGTGCTCGCCGCCGCCGCCGAGCTCGGCTACGGCGGCCCCGACCCCCTCGCGGCCTCGCTGCGCCGCGGCCGCAGCGGCGTGGTCGGCGCGTTCATCGGCGAGCGACTGCTCTACGCATTCCGCGACCCGGTCGCCCTGCAGCTGCTCGACGGGATCAGCGAGGTGCTCAGCGCGCACGACGTGGGGCTGCTCCTGCTCGCGGGCGACATCGGGCGCCCGTCCACGAACCAGATCGCGCGCATCCCGCTCGACGCGGCGATCTTCGCCACCTGCGGGCTCGAGGACGATCCCGCGCTCGCGCAGCTGCAGGCCCGCGGCGTGCCGATCGTCGCCGTGGAGGGGCCCGCCGTCGAAGGCGTCGCGATGATCGACATCGACGACCGCGGCGGCACCCGCGACCTCGCCCGTCACCTGTACGAGCTCGGGCACCGGCGGGTCGAGGTCATCGCCATGCCACTGCGCCTCGACGGCACCCGCGGCCCGGTCACGCCGCAGCGGCGGGCGCGGGCGCACTACCGGGACGTGCGCCACCGCATGGAGGGCGTGGAGGACGTCTTCGGCCCGGTCCCGATCTACGAGACCTCGAGCAACGCCGTGGACGAGGGCGCCGCCGCTGCACGCATCCTGCTGGACGTCCCCGCCGACCGGCGGCCCACCGCGATCATCGCCCAGAGCGACGTGCTCGCCGCCGGTGTGGTCCAGGCCGCCGCCGAGCTCGGGCTCCTAGTACCCGATGACCTGTCCGTCGCTGGCTTCGACGGCGCGGAGCTGCACTGGCTCGCCCCGACCCGGCTCACGACCGTCGTGCAGCCGAGCGAGGAGAAGGGCAGGGCCGCGGCCCGGGCCGCGATGGATCTCGTGGACGGCGGCGACCCGGTGAGCCTCATGCTGCCCGTCGCGCTGCGGGTCGGTACCACGAGCGGGCGTGCTCCGTCCTCCGATCGGTCGGCACACCGATAG
- a CDS encoding MFS transporter: MTTTGALPSAQLLRARTAVVVAFVAAGLAFSSFIARTPALRDTLDLSTAQLGLLLLCMSGGAVAGLPLSGPIVHRLGPGRAVLAGALSMTLGLALLSIGMFAGLVPVAAVGLVAAGLGTGVWDVAMNVEGADVERRLGRSLMPRLHAGFSLGTVGGAALGAACAALGIPLPVQLIGVVVLLPIVVAVAVRHFLPVPEVTPGEAKSSSGVLTAWREPRTLVVGLMVLAFAFTEGSANDWVAIAMVDGHGTSETVGAIAFGFFVAAMTAGRMVGGTALERFGRVAVVRATAVVALAGLLLMLLGGSVPIALSGALLWGVGASLGFPVGMSAAADDPARAAARVSVVSSIGYTAFIAGPPLIGLLGEHAGILRALFVVLGALLLGLLAAGSARPLPSRPLD; this comes from the coding sequence GTGACCACGACAGGGGCGCTGCCCTCCGCCCAGCTGCTGAGGGCGCGCACGGCCGTGGTCGTCGCCTTCGTCGCCGCGGGCCTCGCGTTCTCGTCGTTCATCGCGCGCACGCCTGCGCTGCGCGACACGCTCGACCTATCCACGGCGCAGCTGGGCCTCCTGCTGCTGTGCATGTCGGGCGGGGCGGTGGCCGGGCTGCCACTGTCGGGCCCGATCGTGCACCGCCTCGGGCCGGGCCGTGCGGTGCTCGCAGGCGCGCTGTCGATGACGCTCGGGCTGGCGCTGCTCTCCATCGGCATGTTCGCAGGGCTCGTGCCGGTCGCGGCGGTCGGCCTCGTCGCCGCCGGCCTCGGCACCGGCGTGTGGGACGTGGCGATGAACGTCGAGGGCGCCGACGTCGAGCGCAGGCTCGGCCGCTCGCTCATGCCCCGCCTGCACGCCGGGTTCAGCCTCGGCACCGTGGGCGGCGCTGCGCTCGGCGCGGCCTGCGCGGCGCTCGGCATCCCGCTCCCGGTACAGCTGATCGGCGTGGTCGTGCTGCTCCCGATCGTCGTCGCGGTGGCCGTGCGGCACTTCCTGCCGGTGCCCGAGGTCACCCCCGGGGAGGCGAAGTCGAGCTCGGGAGTACTCACGGCGTGGCGGGAACCGCGCACGCTCGTCGTCGGGCTGATGGTGCTCGCCTTCGCCTTCACCGAGGGCTCGGCGAACGACTGGGTCGCCATCGCGATGGTCGACGGCCACGGCACGAGCGAGACGGTCGGCGCGATCGCGTTCGGGTTCTTCGTGGCAGCTATGACGGCAGGCCGGATGGTCGGCGGCACGGCACTGGAGCGCTTCGGGCGCGTCGCGGTGGTGCGTGCCACCGCCGTCGTCGCGCTCGCCGGGCTCCTGCTGATGCTGCTGGGCGGGTCCGTCCCCATTGCGCTCAGCGGGGCCCTGCTCTGGGGGGTCGGGGCCTCGCTGGGCTTCCCGGTCGGCATGAGCGCCGCCGCCGACGACCCGGCCCGCGCGGCCGCCCGCGTCTCGGTGGTCAGCTCGATCGGCTACACGGCCTTCATCGCCGGCCCACCGCTCATCGGCCTCCTCGGCGAGCACGCCGGCATCCTGCGTGCCCTGTTCGTTGTGCTGGGTGCGCTGCTCCTCGGCTTGCTGGCCGCGGGCTCGGCCCGCCCCCTGCCCTCGCGTCCGCTGGACTGA
- a CDS encoding aldehyde dehydrogenase family protein has product MHSLYIDGTWTSGSGGSAEVINPFDAGVIETVDQAGPDDVERAVAAARAAFDGGPWPRTSAAERGALLRRVADLLVRDKEEIARVETLDTGKTLVESRIDVDDVAAVFRYYADLAGHDAGRLVDTGNPAVVSRIVHEPVGVCALITPWNYPLLQLSWKVAPALAAGNTVVIKPSEVTPLTSVLLVRLLEEAGAPQGVVNILLGDGRSVGAPLTEHDAVDMISFTGGLATGQAIMRAAAGTVKRVAVELGGKNPNIVFADTDFETVVDNALTAVFLHAGQVCSAGARLIVEDALHDDLVAELGRRADRIRLGNGLDEGTESGPLVSAAQRAKIEDFVASAHAEGARLVAGGHRPEEPDLQKGFFYRPTVFADVRRDMRVIREETFGPILTVERFTTEDEAIALGNDTEYGLSGGVWTGDAGRAERVARALRHGTVWINDFGPYVPGAEWGGMKRSGNGRELGPTGLAEYQEHKHIWHNTQPAPAGWFGADTGGGT; this is encoded by the coding sequence GTGCACAGCCTCTACATCGACGGGACCTGGACTTCCGGGTCCGGCGGCAGCGCCGAAGTGATCAACCCGTTCGACGCAGGCGTGATCGAGACGGTCGACCAGGCCGGCCCCGACGACGTCGAGCGCGCCGTGGCCGCGGCCAGGGCGGCCTTCGACGGCGGCCCGTGGCCACGGACCTCCGCCGCCGAGCGGGGCGCGCTGCTGCGCCGGGTCGCCGACCTGCTGGTGCGCGACAAGGAGGAGATCGCCCGCGTCGAGACCCTCGACACCGGCAAGACGCTGGTCGAGAGCCGGATCGACGTCGACGACGTGGCCGCCGTCTTCCGCTACTACGCCGATCTCGCGGGGCATGACGCGGGCCGGCTCGTCGACACGGGCAACCCGGCGGTGGTCAGCCGCATCGTGCACGAGCCCGTCGGCGTCTGCGCGCTGATCACGCCGTGGAACTACCCGCTGCTGCAGCTGTCGTGGAAGGTCGCGCCCGCGCTGGCGGCCGGCAACACGGTGGTGATCAAGCCGAGCGAGGTCACCCCGCTCACGTCGGTGCTGCTCGTGCGGCTGCTGGAGGAGGCGGGCGCGCCGCAGGGTGTGGTCAACATCCTGCTCGGTGACGGCCGGTCCGTCGGCGCCCCGCTCACGGAGCACGATGCCGTCGACATGATCAGTTTCACCGGCGGTCTCGCCACCGGGCAGGCGATCATGCGAGCCGCCGCAGGCACCGTGAAGCGGGTCGCGGTGGAGCTGGGCGGCAAGAACCCGAACATCGTCTTCGCGGATACGGACTTCGAGACCGTCGTCGACAACGCGCTCACCGCCGTCTTCCTGCACGCGGGTCAAGTCTGCTCGGCAGGCGCCCGGCTGATCGTCGAGGACGCGCTGCACGACGACCTGGTCGCCGAGCTCGGCAGGCGCGCCGACCGGATCCGGCTGGGCAACGGCCTGGACGAGGGCACCGAGTCCGGCCCCCTCGTGTCGGCGGCCCAGCGGGCGAAGATCGAGGACTTCGTCGCGTCGGCCCACGCGGAGGGCGCGCGCCTCGTGGCAGGCGGGCACCGGCCCGAGGAACCCGACCTGCAGAAGGGCTTCTTCTACCGGCCGACGGTGTTCGCCGACGTCCGCCGCGACATGCGGGTGATCCGCGAGGAGACCTTCGGGCCGATCCTCACCGTCGAGCGCTTCACCACCGAGGACGAAGCGATCGCGCTCGGCAACGACACCGAGTACGGGCTGTCCGGTGGAGTCTGGACCGGCGACGCGGGGCGGGCCGAGCGGGTCGCCCGCGCTCTGCGGCACGGCACGGTGTGGATCAACGACTTCGGCCCGTACGTGCCAGGGGCGGAGTGGGGCGGCATGAAGCGCTCGGGCAACGGGCGCGAGCTCGGCCCCACCGGACTGGCCGAGTACCAGGAACACAAGCACATCTGGCACAACACGCAGCCGGCCCCAGCCGGGTGGTTTGGCGCTGACACCGGAGGTGGCACGTGA
- a CDS encoding APC family permease translates to MAEFGYSQTLDRSIGKFASFAAGVSYISILTGTFQLFYFGFGTGGAAYWWSWPLVFAGQIMVALSFAELAGRYPVAGSVYNWSKQLAGPATSWLAGWMMLTASIVTITAVVLAYQLVLPQIWSGFQVIGDAADPTAAAANAVILGGLLIVFTTVINAIGVKLMAQINSTGVFIELIAAVLIIVLLAFNIVNPPSVLFDTSGFGEGTSMGYFGAFLVAALASAYVMYGFDTASSLGEETVDPRRTAPTAILRAVIASFVIGGLILLLLILTAPDLSNPDYGVKSGGGQLILLQVLGGPVGTVFLVAIAIAITVCALAVHTAAIRLMFAMARDNALPEGARLAKIDPVHKTPVIPSIVVGVLALIILVVNIGSPEVFTAVTSVAIIMIYIAYLLVTGPMLLRRLRGQWPDAAARGSGYFSLGKLGLPVNILAVLWGVVMSINLAWPREAVYGAGWLAWSAFIFIGAIIVVGLAWYGLRGRHRVGTLPEHMAQQLEEAHEVDPTLPAPGPRPEGSQA, encoded by the coding sequence ATGGCCGAGTTCGGCTACTCCCAGACGCTCGACCGCAGCATCGGCAAGTTCGCGAGCTTCGCGGCCGGCGTCAGCTACATCTCGATCCTGACCGGCACGTTCCAGCTCTTCTACTTCGGGTTCGGCACGGGCGGGGCGGCCTACTGGTGGTCGTGGCCGCTCGTCTTCGCCGGGCAGATCATGGTGGCGCTGTCGTTCGCCGAGCTGGCCGGGCGCTACCCGGTGGCCGGCTCGGTCTACAACTGGTCGAAGCAGCTGGCCGGTCCCGCCACGTCGTGGCTGGCGGGCTGGATGATGCTCACGGCATCGATCGTCACGATCACCGCCGTCGTGCTGGCCTACCAGCTCGTGCTGCCCCAGATCTGGTCCGGTTTCCAGGTCATCGGCGACGCGGCCGATCCGACGGCGGCAGCAGCCAACGCCGTGATCCTCGGCGGGCTGCTCATCGTCTTCACCACCGTGATCAATGCGATCGGCGTCAAGCTGATGGCCCAGATCAACAGCACGGGGGTGTTCATCGAGCTCATCGCGGCCGTGCTGATTATCGTGCTGCTGGCGTTCAACATCGTGAACCCGCCGTCGGTGCTGTTCGACACCTCGGGCTTCGGCGAGGGCACGAGCATGGGCTACTTCGGCGCGTTCCTGGTCGCCGCGCTCGCGTCCGCATACGTCATGTACGGCTTCGACACCGCCAGCTCGCTCGGCGAGGAGACCGTCGACCCGCGCCGCACCGCCCCGACAGCGATCCTGCGCGCGGTCATCGCGTCGTTCGTCATCGGCGGGTTGATCCTGCTGCTGCTGATCCTCACCGCCCCCGACCTGAGCAACCCGGACTACGGCGTGAAGTCCGGCGGCGGCCAGCTGATCCTGCTCCAGGTGCTCGGCGGCCCGGTCGGCACGGTCTTCCTCGTCGCGATCGCGATCGCGATCACCGTGTGCGCGCTCGCAGTGCACACCGCGGCGATCCGGCTCATGTTCGCGATGGCCCGCGACAACGCCCTTCCCGAGGGCGCTCGGCTGGCGAAGATCGACCCGGTGCACAAGACGCCGGTCATCCCGTCGATCGTCGTCGGCGTGCTCGCGCTGATCATCCTCGTGGTGAACATCGGATCCCCTGAGGTCTTCACCGCGGTCACCAGCGTGGCCATCATCATGATCTACATCGCGTACCTGCTGGTCACGGGTCCGATGCTGCTGCGAAGGCTGCGCGGTCAGTGGCCGGATGCGGCTGCGCGAGGCAGCGGGTACTTCTCGCTCGGCAAGCTCGGGCTGCCGGTGAACATCCTCGCGGTGCTGTGGGGCGTCGTGATGTCGATCAACCTCGCGTGGCCTCGCGAAGCCGTGTACGGCGCCGGGTGGCTGGCATGGAGCGCGTTCATCTTCATCGGCGCGATCATCGTCGTCGGCCTCGCCTGGTACGGGCTCCGCGGCCGGCACCGGGTCGGCACGCTGCCGGAGCACATGGCGCAGCAGCTGGAGGAAGCGCACGAGGTGGATCCGACGCTGCCGGCGCCCGGCCCGCGGCCGGAGGGGAGCCAGGCATGA
- a CDS encoding GMC family oxidoreductase, giving the protein MTDPGDAFDYVVVGGGSAGCALAARLSEDPAVSVCLLEAGPSDVDDPAILKLTDWMALLDSGYDWDYLVEPQERGNSFLRHARAKVLGGCSSHNSCIAFWPPREDLDEWAAIGCDGWSADECWPLVTRLENNDGPWDGHGRSGPVSIMQVQPDDPCGVAVLEAAAVVGLPTVRFNEGATVCEGAGFFQINREPDGTRASSSRAYLHPIMGKRPNLEVRTGAWASRVLFAGRRATGVEYQQDIGPGRRTVTARREVVLSAGAIDTPKLLMLSGIGPSEHLREFGIDVLVDAPGVGANLDDHVEGLVMWEAAQPMVTRSTQWWEIGLFTRTRDGLDRPDLMMHYGSVPFDLNTVRWGYPTTDNGFCLTPNVTRGRSRGTVRLRTRDFRDRPRVDPRYFTDPDGHDMRVMQTGVRLARRIAEQEALKEWVARELTPGPDAVTDDELADYIAKTHNTVYHPAGTAKMGPASDPAAVVDPQLRVRGVDGLRVADASIMPFLPAINPNITCYMIGEKASDLLTTER; this is encoded by the coding sequence ATGACGGACCCGGGTGACGCCTTCGACTACGTCGTCGTCGGAGGCGGGTCGGCGGGCTGCGCGCTCGCCGCCCGGCTGTCCGAGGACCCCGCGGTCTCGGTGTGCCTGCTGGAGGCCGGCCCGTCCGACGTCGACGATCCGGCGATCCTCAAGCTCACCGACTGGATGGCCCTGCTCGACTCCGGCTACGACTGGGACTACCTGGTCGAGCCGCAGGAGCGCGGCAACAGCTTCCTGCGCCACGCCCGCGCGAAGGTGCTCGGCGGCTGCTCGTCGCACAACTCGTGCATCGCGTTCTGGCCGCCGCGCGAGGACCTCGACGAGTGGGCCGCCATCGGCTGCGACGGCTGGAGCGCCGACGAGTGCTGGCCGCTCGTCACGCGGCTGGAGAACAACGACGGGCCGTGGGACGGACACGGCCGGTCCGGCCCCGTCTCGATCATGCAGGTGCAGCCGGACGACCCGTGCGGCGTCGCCGTGCTCGAGGCGGCCGCCGTCGTGGGGCTGCCGACCGTCCGGTTCAACGAGGGCGCGACGGTCTGCGAGGGCGCCGGGTTCTTCCAGATCAACCGCGAGCCCGACGGCACCCGCGCGTCGTCCTCCCGGGCCTACCTGCACCCGATCATGGGCAAGCGGCCGAACCTGGAGGTCCGCACGGGGGCGTGGGCCTCGCGGGTGCTGTTCGCGGGCCGGCGCGCCACCGGCGTCGAGTACCAGCAGGACATCGGGCCGGGCCGGCGCACCGTCACCGCCCGCCGGGAGGTCGTGCTCAGCGCGGGCGCGATCGACACCCCGAAGCTGCTGATGCTGTCGGGCATCGGGCCGTCCGAGCACCTGCGGGAGTTCGGGATCGACGTGCTGGTGGACGCGCCCGGCGTCGGGGCGAACCTGGACGACCACGTCGAGGGCCTGGTGATGTGGGAGGCGGCGCAGCCCATGGTCACCCGCTCCACGCAGTGGTGGGAGATCGGCCTGTTCACCCGCACCCGGGACGGCCTGGACCGGCCGGACCTGATGATGCACTACGGGTCGGTGCCGTTCGACCTGAACACCGTCCGCTGGGGCTACCCGACCACCGACAACGGCTTCTGCCTCACGCCGAACGTCACCCGCGGGCGCTCCCGGGGCACCGTGCGGCTGCGCACCCGCGACTTCCGCGACCGGCCGCGGGTCGACCCGCGCTACTTCACCGACCCGGACGGCCACGACATGCGGGTCATGCAGACCGGTGTGCGGCTGGCCCGCCGCATCGCCGAGCAGGAGGCGCTCAAGGAGTGGGTGGCCCGCGAGCTCACCCCCGGCCCGGACGCCGTCACCGACGACGAGCTGGCCGACTACATCGCGAAGACCCACAACACCGTCTACCACCCGGCAGGCACCGCGAAGATGGGCCCGGCGAGCGACCCGGCCGCCGTCGTGGACCCGCAGCTGCGGGTGCGCGGCGTCGACGGGCTGCGGGTGGCCGACGCGTCGATCATGCCGTTCCTGCCGGCGATCAACCCGAACATCACCTGCTACATGATCGGGGAGAAGGCGAGCGACCTGCTCACCACCGAGAGGTGA